Below is a genomic region from Deltaproteobacteria bacterium.
CCGACGTTTATTTTGATTGGACAATCCCTCAAGCGGAAGTGGGAATCGCGGTGAGATTTTAGAGGCAAAGCCTCTCTTTTAGAAACTTTTCAATCCGGAGATCAATCACATCAGGCTGCTCGACGAGGCTGGCATGCGTGCCACGGTGGATATTGAGGATCTCGGATTTTGGGATCAGGCGGTGCATTTTTTTGGAAATCCAGGCGGGTGTGAACTGATCATCCTCACCGGCGATAATCAGCGTCGGGACCTTGATTTTCTGCAAGAGATCCTCGGCGCTATTCTCCTGAGAGCTCTTCAAGAGGGTCGAGAAGAGGAGTGGTTCGACTGATGTGACATGATTGATGTAGCGATTCATGTCCTCTCGACTAATCATCCCGGTATTCATGACTTTTAAAATCCCCCCCATCCAGGAGGCAAGTGGGTTCCAGAGCAGGAAGAGTTTGCTGATCAGGTTTGCCTGTTTTGGAAACGATGTGCCGAGAAAGTAGATGAGTCGAAAAATAAGCGGCGAGATGCTGATGTTGAAAAAATAGTCCATCGGATGGCCGTAGTATCCTAAGCACGAGACAATCGCGGAGACATACTTCGGATACCGCCTGTAGAATTCGAGGATGAGTTGCGTCCCCATGCTGTGACCGACGAAGACCCCCTTTTTGATCTTGAGCGCCTTCAGGACCGCCAGGAGGTCCTGTGTCAGGGCAGGCAGGGTATAATTTTTCGGATTCTTTTTTAGAGAGGACCTGCCATGGCCACGGTAGTCCCACGTGACTACCTGAAAACGGTTTTTGAAATGCTGCTCGAGATAGATCCAGAAGAAGGTCGACACGGCGAGACCGTTGCAACAGATGATCGGGATCTTTCCCTCGCCGATTGAGTGAAAATAGATCTCGGTCCCATCAAAGCTTTTGGCATACCCTTCTTTGACGGTGAGCATTTGATAAAGTTTGAGACGCTTGGATGACATCCTTAAAATTTTCGACAACTTATGGAATTTTCCCCCGAAAGGCAAGGAGATGCATTTGGATTTTCTCATTCGGGGATCGGAGCTTGATGAATCGCTTCAGTATGCCCAGAGTGTTCTGACGTCACTCCGACGTTACCGACGACAGGCAACGACTCTGGCTGAACGGTTCTTCGAGGCCTCTCGGACAGAGTCTGCCTTCATCCCTTCGGCAGGATGGAACATTCATCTCGAGGTGGTGAACCGATATGTTTGGGATCCAGCGATGCGGTCCTCCCTTGAACGTTTGGTATTTCCCCCAAATGTGATGTCGAGTTACCGATACCTTTGGCTCCTCCAGAAAAGGTATGATCTGCTGACGGCGCAGCTTCAGGATTCCCGAAAATTTTTTCGAGGAAGAACAGAGCCATTTTTTGCACGTTTCAAGGGGATTAAGGGGCATTTCCAATACCTCAGCTTCCCGACATTCGTCGACTGTTTCAGGGAAGTAACGGGACTTGTCCCGACACTTGCCGCCATAGAAGGTTTTGGTACCGTCTTTGCCGCTCATGTCGATGGGGTGAGCCGGATGATCCCGGAGGTCGATCTTTTGGCCCATGAACTGGGGAGGGCCCGGATCCGTCTTTATCATCAAAGACTGGCACTCTTTTCCATAGGCCTCCTCGCCTCGGCAGCAGTTGTTGGCGGTGCCCTCTATTTCCTTGTCAAAGAATTTCAGAAAAGTCGGGGACTTGATGCCCCAC
It encodes:
- a CDS encoding alpha/beta hydrolase, yielding MSSKRLKLYQMLTVKEGYAKSFDGTEIYFHSIGEGKIPIICCNGLAVSTFFWIYLEQHFKNRFQVVTWDYRGHGRSSLKKNPKNYTLPALTQDLLAVLKALKIKKGVFVGHSMGTQLILEFYRRYPKYVSAIVSCLGYYGHPMDYFFNISISPLIFRLIYFLGTSFPKQANLISKLFLLWNPLASWMGGILKVMNTGMISREDMNRYINHVTSVEPLLFSTLLKSSQENSAEDLLQKIKVPTLIIAGEDDQFTPAWISKKMHRLIPKSEILNIHRGTHASLVEQPDVIDLRIEKFLKERLCL